One segment of Laspinema palackyanum D2c DNA contains the following:
- a CDS encoding HhoA/HhoB/HtrA family serine endopeptidase: MSFSKFCANGRTLITYLLMGIWSAIAWLNPLGSVSAAATPLSAVDSLPANPVTVALQPKQNLASAGNFVTAAVDLVGPSVVRLDTERTIARRDDPFFNDSLFREFFGPDVPVPQQEELLRGQGSGFIIEGNGLILTNAHVVSDADRVTVTLKDGRTFEGEVRGTDAVTDLAVVKIDDPGEQLPVAPLGDSSQVRVGDWAIAVGNPFGLDNTVTLGIISTLERSSSQVGIPDKRVDFLQTDAAINPGNSGGPLLNDLGQVIGINTAIRPNARGIGFAIPINKAKALTDTLARGETVTHPFIGIQMVTLTPDLARQNNQDRNSNLIVPEINGVLVMRVLRDSPAEAARLRLGDAIVAVDGTPITSADQLQRIVENSGVNRDLRLTVQRGPQTLELTVRTAQLSNTR, translated from the coding sequence ATGTCGTTTTCTAAATTTTGTGCGAATGGGCGAACCCTTATCACTTATTTATTAATGGGGATTTGGAGTGCGATCGCCTGGTTGAACCCCCTGGGGTCTGTCTCTGCGGCAGCCACTCCCTTATCTGCGGTGGATTCGCTCCCCGCCAACCCGGTAACGGTGGCCCTCCAACCGAAGCAAAACCTGGCAAGTGCAGGCAATTTTGTCACCGCAGCGGTTGATCTCGTCGGACCTTCTGTGGTCCGCCTGGATACCGAACGGACGATCGCCCGTCGGGATGACCCATTTTTTAATGATTCCTTGTTCCGAGAGTTTTTCGGACCGGATGTGCCAGTCCCCCAGCAAGAAGAACTCCTGCGGGGTCAGGGTTCGGGTTTCATTATTGAGGGTAACGGGTTAATTCTCACCAATGCTCATGTGGTCAGTGATGCCGATCGCGTCACCGTCACCTTAAAAGATGGCCGCACATTCGAGGGGGAAGTGCGCGGGACTGATGCGGTTACGGATTTAGCGGTGGTCAAGATTGACGACCCCGGCGAACAATTACCCGTTGCACCGTTGGGGGATTCCTCACAAGTTCGTGTAGGGGATTGGGCGATCGCCGTCGGTAATCCGTTCGGATTAGATAATACAGTCACATTAGGAATTATTAGCACTTTAGAGCGATCGTCCTCCCAAGTTGGCATCCCCGATAAACGAGTGGACTTTTTACAAACTGACGCCGCTATCAATCCCGGCAACTCCGGCGGTCCCCTGTTGAACGATCTCGGTCAAGTCATCGGCATTAACACCGCCATTCGTCCCAATGCCAGAGGGATTGGATTTGCCATTCCCATCAACAAAGCAAAAGCGCTCACCGATACATTAGCCCGAGGTGAGACCGTTACTCATCCCTTTATCGGGATTCAGATGGTCACCTTAACGCCGGACTTAGCGCGCCAAAACAATCAGGACCGCAATTCCAACTTAATTGTCCCGGAAATCAATGGCGTCTTAGTGATGCGAGTCTTGCGAGATTCCCCCGCAGAAGCGGCCAGATTGCGCCTTGGAGATGCGATCGTGGCCGTGGATGGCACCCCCATCACCAGCGCCGATCAATTGCAGCGCATCGTCGAAAATAGCGGCGTCAATCGTGACCTCCGTCTCACGGTTCAACGAGGCCCTCAAACCCTAGAACTCACCGTGAGAACTGCTCAATTGAGTAATACTCGGTGA